A genomic stretch from Thermodesulforhabdus norvegica includes:
- the pruA gene encoding L-glutamate gamma-semialdehyde dehydrogenase produces MATALEERIYRTGKWLYELIEGESPSIFKKEYWSGKVIEWCMKDEKFKVQMFRFIDVLPYLTRTESVVQHLNEYFCGPDGSAPPVLQWGIKGMGLMSFTSKFMAQSIAENIKNMGKLFIAAETPQEALPVLEKLRKDGLAFSVDLLGEAVVSEAEAEEYQRRYMELLDTLGEAQKSWTPLGDGSGNLDWGYAPMINVSIKPSAMYSQMRPQAFDYSVDQARERLRPILRKAVSMGAHITLDMEHYELKDMTFALFQRLKEEPEFREYPEFGIVIQSYLKSSEEDCKRILAWAEKNKMRIPIRLVKGAYWDAEVIWARQKNWPIPVFTRKAETDARFEKLAALLLQNHQRVYFACASHNIRSISFVIETAKDLKVPHSAYEFQILFGMAEPVRNALRKAGLPLRLYTPIGEMIPGMAYLIRRLLENTANESFLRLSFSEGKSIDELLKNPLELINTRESKKPAAESEATLPPFKNEPPTDWTVEANRRSFASALREVRKSMPFQAPLIIDGKKIKTEEIIESRNPNSFSEIVGVASKANGSHAQKAVEAAWKAFPSWGDTPPERRAEILIRAAEEARKKRHFLAALQVLEVGKSWSEADADVCEAIDFLEYYAREMIRLSRPRRMGDVPGEISELFYEPRGVALVVAPWNFPLAISTGMTSAALVTGNTVVYKPSSQSAITGYMMVTLFEKAGLPPGVLNYLPGPGRIIGDHLLRHPLVHMIAFTGSKEVGLHIIAQAAQTPPEAQHVKSVIAEMGGKNAIIIDSDADLDEAVVHVLHSAFGYQGQKCSACSRVIVLEENYDRFVTRLKAAAESIEIGPVEDPRFFMGAVIDEGAQKKIMEYIEHGKKDGKVLVMKTPEKGAEGGYFVPLTIFTDLPPDHRLCQEEIFGPVLVVIKARTFDEALDIANGTAFALTGGVFSRSPQNIEKAKKAFRVGNLYINRGITGAIVNRHPFGGFKLSGIGSKAGGPDYLLQFMVPRNNVENTMRRGFAPDIDFSDL; encoded by the coding sequence ATGGCAACGGCGCTGGAGGAACGCATATACAGGACCGGTAAATGGCTTTACGAGCTCATTGAAGGAGAGTCTCCTTCGATTTTTAAGAAAGAGTACTGGTCGGGCAAGGTAATTGAATGGTGTATGAAGGACGAAAAGTTCAAGGTTCAGATGTTCAGATTTATCGACGTACTGCCTTACCTGACCCGAACCGAGTCCGTCGTACAGCATCTTAACGAATATTTTTGCGGTCCCGACGGCTCTGCACCTCCCGTGCTCCAATGGGGCATAAAGGGTATGGGTTTAATGTCTTTCACATCTAAGTTCATGGCCCAGTCGATTGCAGAAAATATCAAAAACATGGGCAAGCTTTTTATAGCGGCCGAAACGCCTCAGGAAGCTCTGCCAGTTCTTGAGAAGCTACGCAAAGATGGGCTGGCCTTTTCCGTTGATCTTCTGGGCGAAGCCGTTGTGTCGGAAGCAGAAGCGGAAGAATATCAGAGGCGCTACATGGAACTTCTCGACACGCTGGGCGAAGCACAAAAAAGCTGGACTCCTCTCGGGGACGGCTCCGGAAACCTCGACTGGGGTTATGCCCCGATGATAAACGTGTCCATAAAGCCATCGGCTATGTATTCTCAAATGCGACCTCAGGCCTTTGACTACAGCGTCGACCAGGCCCGCGAAAGACTTCGTCCTATTCTCCGCAAGGCGGTGAGCATGGGGGCTCACATTACCCTCGATATGGAGCATTATGAGCTCAAAGACATGACCTTTGCCCTTTTCCAGAGGCTTAAGGAGGAGCCGGAATTTAGAGAGTATCCCGAATTCGGCATCGTAATCCAGAGCTACCTGAAAAGCAGTGAAGAGGATTGTAAAAGAATCCTGGCATGGGCGGAAAAAAATAAAATGCGGATCCCCATAAGACTCGTTAAGGGTGCTTATTGGGATGCTGAAGTAATCTGGGCACGGCAGAAAAATTGGCCGATTCCCGTATTCACCCGTAAGGCGGAAACGGATGCCCGGTTTGAAAAGTTAGCCGCCCTGCTTCTTCAGAATCACCAGAGGGTTTATTTTGCCTGTGCGTCTCACAACATAAGGTCCATAAGTTTTGTTATTGAAACGGCGAAAGATTTGAAGGTTCCGCACAGTGCTTACGAGTTTCAAATCCTTTTCGGTATGGCAGAACCCGTAAGGAATGCTTTGCGTAAAGCTGGGCTTCCTCTCAGGCTTTATACGCCAATCGGGGAGATGATCCCCGGAATGGCATATCTTATAAGAAGGCTCCTTGAAAACACGGCAAACGAGTCTTTTCTGAGGCTGAGTTTCTCGGAAGGGAAATCCATAGACGAGCTCCTGAAAAACCCGCTGGAGCTCATCAATACTCGTGAGTCAAAGAAACCCGCCGCGGAAAGCGAAGCCACTTTACCGCCTTTCAAAAACGAACCACCTACAGACTGGACCGTTGAAGCCAACCGCAGGAGCTTTGCTTCTGCCCTCAGGGAAGTCAGGAAGTCAATGCCCTTTCAGGCTCCTTTGATCATTGACGGGAAAAAGATAAAAACGGAAGAGATTATTGAATCCCGAAACCCGAATTCCTTTTCCGAGATTGTCGGAGTGGCTTCAAAAGCCAACGGCTCTCATGCGCAGAAAGCGGTAGAAGCCGCATGGAAGGCCTTCCCTTCCTGGGGGGACACACCGCCGGAGAGAAGAGCGGAAATCCTGATCAGGGCAGCAGAAGAGGCGCGAAAAAAACGGCACTTTCTTGCGGCACTCCAGGTTCTCGAGGTGGGAAAGAGCTGGAGCGAAGCAGATGCCGATGTATGCGAAGCTATCGATTTTCTTGAGTATTACGCCAGAGAAATGATCAGACTGTCCCGACCGAGACGAATGGGAGATGTTCCGGGAGAAATAAGCGAATTGTTCTATGAACCCCGGGGAGTGGCCCTTGTGGTTGCGCCCTGGAACTTCCCCCTTGCCATTTCGACAGGTATGACTTCCGCTGCGCTGGTTACGGGAAACACGGTGGTGTACAAACCCTCATCGCAAAGTGCCATCACCGGATACATGATGGTCACGCTGTTCGAAAAGGCGGGACTTCCTCCGGGAGTGCTGAACTACTTGCCGGGTCCCGGAAGGATCATCGGAGACCACCTGCTCAGACATCCTCTGGTCCACATGATTGCCTTCACCGGAAGCAAAGAAGTGGGGCTTCACATCATAGCCCAGGCGGCACAGACTCCACCGGAAGCGCAACACGTAAAATCCGTCATCGCCGAAATGGGCGGCAAGAATGCGATAATTATTGACTCCGATGCCGATCTCGATGAGGCCGTAGTTCACGTTCTCCACTCGGCATTCGGGTATCAGGGGCAGAAATGCTCTGCCTGTTCAAGGGTTATCGTCCTTGAAGAAAACTACGACCGCTTCGTCACCCGCCTTAAAGCCGCGGCCGAAAGCATCGAAATCGGCCCCGTAGAAGATCCCCGCTTTTTCATGGGAGCCGTTATCGACGAGGGTGCACAGAAAAAAATCATGGAATACATAGAACACGGAAAAAAGGACGGTAAAGTTCTGGTTATGAAAACCCCGGAAAAGGGCGCAGAAGGCGGATACTTCGTTCCTCTTACGATCTTCACAGACCTTCCGCCCGATCACCGCCTGTGTCAGGAAGAGATCTTCGGCCCTGTTCTCGTTGTGATCAAGGCCCGTACCTTTGACGAAGCCCTTGACATTGCAAACGGAACTGCCTTTGCCCTGACAGGTGGTGTCTTTTCCAGGAGTCCCCAGAACATAGAAAAGGCCAAAAAGGCCTTTCGGGTCGGCAATCTGTACATAAATCGCGGCATAACCGGTGCAATCGTAAACCGCCATCCCTTTGGAGGATTCAAACTTTCCGGTATCGGCTCCAAGGCGGGAGGGCCCGATTACCTGCTTCAATTCATGGTTCCGAGAAACAACGTGGAAAACACCATGAGGCGAGG